The genomic segment CATCATTTTTCgtgttttttcagttttaaattgtttacgttgaaaacgatcaactttagaaaaaataaaataaacctcttttattcagaatgatccaaaaaaccgaaaaaaaattgtcctgatttatacaatttgtttaaaaacaattattattgtttaaataaattagaaccaCTTCTGCTGGTATTATGCTTTAAGACGAAATAAGTTAAATACAAAGTTatcaattaataaataaaaataattattaaaaaataaaataataattaaaaaataaaaatataaaagctaTTTCACTAACGCAAAAACTAGTTCGTCTCTGTCTCGCTACGATAACGCACTGAAGAGAACTGCATGGTTTTAGCAATGCCTAATTGTTTTGTTCGTAGATCGACGTCACTAAATGGTTACGTCAGGTCCACGacattatgaattatctttacctacctaagttataaatgaCGTACAAAAATGTTTAACCAAAATGCCCCCTCCCCTGGAGTGGTAAGTTTACCTTAGCTGTGTAGTCTTGTTATTACAtgttgtagtattgatttatatgtgattcatgctagGTCAAAAGACTCCTTAAAAATGCCCTGTGGGCTTGTAGTCTAATAATATAAATCACTATTATTAAGACTGAACTGAATGTAATAAAAATTCTCGCCAATTTTAATCGCCACCTCTTTTTCATGCTTGCCGGTTTTAGGTTACTACTGTAAGTCCTTTTCTCTTTCgtacatattatttctaattttgtGTTTTAATGGTGAGCCCTAACACAGTTTTCATCTTGGTATTCACATACGAGTCTCTTAAGCTTACACAGCTCACACGTCTTTTTGGCGCTTGtcgattacaaaaaaaaaaaaaataaccaattcAAATGGTTCAAACCAATTTCATTGCCAAGATAAAGGATATCAGCTACTTCATATCCTTTTATTAAAGACGTTTCGTGTGTTAATTTATACACATCATCAGTTCGTCTACAAATTAGTTAAATACGCAAACATCCATAGAGACAAAAAATTTGCACATGGTTTACCTTACAAAAGATATGCAACATAATAAGTTGAAAGTGAGAGAAACAGCTTAATTTATGAACAATAcagattaaaaaatacaaaatgttcaGTATTAAGGTGAAAAAACAGAACCGTCAGTTTTGTAAAAGGTATAAAATGTTCAAAGAGCAGTATTGTAAAAAATTTGATATAACAGAACAAAAACTATCCAAGATGGAAGACAAAGTTCCAAATTAGCACTGATATTATTCAATAATAGACATTAATATGATTTATATTTAAGTTAAGGTAACATTATTAAGTACGCTTGTTATAAGCAGTAAATGACAAAATAATATTACCGATGAGACACCATGCGAATACTTCAAAGGCTTATAAATGAAGAGATCCAAAATTCAACAGGAATTTGTTTGAAAGTGTGTTAATCCGAAAAACAAGAATAAGTACAGCTCGAACTAACAGAGAGGTAATTTCAAAAATGTTAGCAGATAAGAGTGTTACCAAAGTTAGTGTAAGTTGACATCAATGCAGTGAACAAGGTTTCATTAACACCTCTATCATTAATGTGGATCTCAACTTTGCATTAACGTGTGAGGACACAACTAGTGCTTGTATAGAGCACTACTGATTCAGATGAATAAATTATAGTGGTTAGTCTGTATCGTGATACTGTATCGTACTGTATAGTAATTCTCTAAAAAATATTGTACTCTTCACTttgattataaataaaatgacggatctttgaaaataaaaaatataattcgtCAGATCTATTTTCAGATCAAGTTTCTGTTCATTTGTTTAGATTCCCATTATTACCAATACCACATTAAAGCAGAATACATAACGAACCCTTGTTCAAAGTTTCAAATCTCTAAGTACAACGGTTGAAAATCTAACACAGTTTGCGCAGCACGTGGTCTCGTGTCCCGTGACCAACTGAACCCATAGTTATCATGATGTTGCCATGAGGCAGGTCCTTCGTTAATACTTTTGTTCATAAGATCTTATTTATACacactattaaaaaaaaaacgattttgtatcaaaagtattaaaagtaTTTAAGTAGGTATTAAAGTCGAAATAAGGGTATTTGATAAATTcttctaaattatttattttcgaaaaaattcaaagttattagatgttttatatttaatttaaatactataattattattcttttaatgcatttattacagatattaacaatttaatttttactttttacttcgtaaaaaatatttttgtccgcataaactttttaatatgttaatattaTCAGTCTCTTCAGTTTTATTTTATAGCcgcagaaaaaaaatataaagcaGAACATATGCTTAATGCCCTTGTCTATAACTTTCCTTAGTATGTGACAATGGGAGATTGGATTGCAAGATTTAAAATAGGCAAATTTTCCATTGAAGGTGAACACCGATCGGGAAGATATGATTTTATCAGACTGTCAAAGTGgattaaaaatattatctaaggCATTGAATATTTCATGTGAATGCGCCCCATATAGTTCACGTCAATTTGGCTATGACAAAAATTAATGCGAAATGGATCCCTAAAAACCAGAAGTATGCAAGGATAGAATTATCGCGTTCATCGTACAATAAAGTGTTCATTGAAAAATATGCAATCTTCTTAAGTCTTGCTATTACTATGGATAAAACTTTTACACTCAGAAACAAAGCAGCAGTCATTGGAATGGAGACACTTTGGTTCTCCAAGACTTAAGAAATTTCCTCGGCAAAAATCTGCTGGAAAAgttctttctttgtttttattaattagtagtCATAATTAATTTTCTGAATAAGAGTAGAACAATAATTGAGATTTACTATTCGATGTGACTTACACAAACACCCGCCTTGTTCACCATGTCTGGCTCTATTCGAGTAGTCTAAAAGTCATttaagtggaaattttttttcaaCGAAGAGGTGATAAAAAATGTGGAGTTACTTGCTTAGTTATTGAATTCTGAACTTTGCTCTTGTCTAAATATTTGCCATAATAAGTAATCTTTCCAAATTGACTCCCCTCCTCTCTTTTTAGTCGGCTCGCGTGACGTCAAATAAGAGGAAaataaaagatgaagaagacGATGACGATGATTTACCTTTGTCTGCTAGAAAAAAACCGAAGAAGGAAATCAAGGAAGAAAAatccaaaaagaagaaaaaaaggagTTACGATGATGAAGAAGATTATGAAGAGGACGAAGAGGAGGATTATAAACCGGCGAAAAAGAAGGCTACCAAGAAAAAAGACAAGAAGGTTAAGAAGGAAGCTGTAAAGAAAGAACAAGTAAAGAAAGAAAAGGCAGAAGTTGATAGtccaaagaaaaagaagaaggtcGAAGAAGAGCAGGAAGTTTGGAAATGGTGAGTATTTTTGCTTATTTAACCCTACGCTAGTCACACTGTTATTTTGTTAATGATTGTATCCCAGAACATTTATGATACGTGATATTTTTATATCACTATATTTAATAACGTAATAGATCGTGGTTTAGTTTAAACAATTAATTGGAACTGTTCATATtggaaaatatgaaataaaacttaataaataagTGTAGTCAATTCTACTCACATGTGTTTATCCACTATAATTGTATAAATCATTGGAGCATTTAGTGCAAATAATGCTGATGTGATTAAGCATAAATATAATCATTAACTTTTTAACAGCAACATTACATCGTTCTCAGTTTGTTGATGTTTCCGCTTTAACAATATGTTCCTGAATACTCAGTATATTTTTTACACAATTATAGCTGCTTGAAGCCGGACCCTAATATGATCTTCAATAAACTGGAAAACCAATTGTTCTACAAATTTTCAACGTAAACGATGTTTAGTGGGGTGTACACACCTCTCATGTATTATTTGGCTGTTGGCCAGAGTCTTGTGTTTTTCTCGCTGTTATAGTATATCTGACTTACTTTGGTTATGAGAAAAAGGATCTCCCATGGAATAAACGCCAAAAACTAAAACAACTACCTTTTCCTTTCTTGGGTGTGTAGGATAAAAAAGTACCCTCTGAATGCCTCTTAACTGTTGATATTATAGCATATTCAGAAATGGAGTAAGGTTAATCACAGTTTCTGTTGAAGATATAAAAATCACACCACCCACCCTAATCGGTGGTGTCTAATACAACTCGTTCTTCTCTAGAATTGTTATCAGAAAATGGACATATCTCACTAAAAAAACGGAAATGAAGGGAAATATGAATATTTCAACCTGTTACTTTTTCCACCAAGTCGATGTGCTTCGAAATAGCTTTGTTGTCTCAATTATTATACAGAGAATTTTGTCATTAACTATACATTCACTAGTGCTTTTGCCACTTATTTTGTCCCCCATTGTGAAAATAAGGTAATCCGCTTGTAACTTTTACATCCTGATAAGATATGTTCACTTCTGTAGGAACACCATCTAGATTTTCGTTAGTTGTAACTTCACTCTGTTTATAAATTCATCATCGGTTTCGTAAAATTGCCCTTTATTTAAGACTTTATTTATAAAGTTTCAGACTAGCTTATTCTTGCTCATAACAAACAATGCTCATAAAGAAAAACACgatgattaaaataaaacaaaacaatatatttacTACCTATAGTCCTATTGTATCGACTGGGTTCACAGTATTTCTCAGATCATAAGATTTATTGCTTCGACGGATGAGAAACCTTATACATTGAGACCATGTGAACACACTTGTAGTAGATGAAGACTACAAAAACGGTTGCTAGACCACATCAAAGCAAAAGTGGAGAGAAACTGGATCAAATAGCACAAAACAGAAGAGTGGAAAACTCATGGGGAGGTCATTGTCCAGGGTGGATGCAAACAGTCAAGAAGAAGATTTCTTTGATAGCCGCATTGAATCTCACAGATCAAATTTTAATAACTTCGACTATACAATCACTATAGTATAAACTAATCATGCCCAGTGCGGGGAGGGAAAATCTCCGAATTTTATCTTGCTGTAgacataaattttaataaaacttgtaAGAGTTTGATCTGTGACATCAGGTGCATTGCTGGAAGTTTTTCTGCTCTTGTTAAAATATTCAGCATATTTCCCTAAATCTTCTGTAAATAAATTTGGCAACCGCGGCAACTGTGTATTAACCTGACGCGAAGCCATGATTTTGATAATTGACACATGACATCATTACCTCGTGTCCGTGTCCATTGCTGTTGAATGTGGAATGAGTTTGGTTATGTTATATTATTCTTGAAATGTTATTACaaatactaaaaactaaaatagtAATAATTTTTCCTACCTTTTGTTATGCTTAGAAAGTTGTGTTTTGAATATAGAAACCAACAACTATTTAAATGTTGCATAAATTGTTTACATGTATCCGaatttaaaaacaatgttttatataaaattaaattgaaaacAACTCATCCAAAACTTATCAAAAATGATTCTTCAATTTCTGATATACTACACAGAAAGAATATTATTCAAATTGATGACTTGAAAAAAACTAAAGCTGTGATAAAAAGGTACTGTCCTTATATTTATTTGCACCTCTTCAGTTTTGTTATTTTGATATATAAACCACTctcatttttttgtaaattgaatTTGTTTTTACTTTATAGGAATCTTTCAAATTACCTAATAATGAAATTTTCGTTATTATAAGtaaatgtaagttttaataaataactaATCATTGGACTGCAAACTTGCTCTGTATTCTTATTAATTCCATATATCTTGTATCTATTTAACATCAGAAAAATgctatttttaactttaaataaaaggtattattaattttaaggtGGGAGGAGGAGAAGAAAGATGATGGTGTCAAATGGACATTCTTGGAACACAAGGGGCCTGTATTTGCCCCAGATTATGAGAGACTACCAAAGAATGTCAAATTCTATTATGATGGAAAAGAAGTGGAATTATCAGAAGAAGCTGAAGAAGTTGCAGGATTCTATGCAAAGATGTTGGATCATGACTACACCaccaaagaaatatttaacaaaaacttttttaaagacTGGAGAaaggtttgttttaatttttttgataattagaTTTAGTGTTTTTACTAGTACTCAAGCTTCTCTTTCAGTATTCACATCATCCATCTGTTTTCTACTGGCATATAATGTTCAGCttagttaaatatatttttctttgaatTCAACAGGTAATGACAGATGATGAACGTGCCCTTATAACTGACCTGAAAAAGTGCAATTTTAAAAAGATGCATGCCTATTTCATGGATGTAGCAGAAAAAAATAGGAACAGATCCAAGGAAGAGAAAAAGGCATTGAAGGAAAAGAATGAGGCTATAGTCAAAGAATATGGTACTTGTGTTATTGATGGGCACAAGGAAAAGATTGGTAACTTTAGGCTGGAACCTCCTGGTCTTTTCAGAGGTAAGTTCAGTATAAATTACTGAATTTCTTTTTGcttttatgtatttcttctaTTGCTCATGTGGCATCAATATAGTGCTTTTATTTTTCAACCTTCAGAAACTACACTTTAAGGTGAAGAAAATATTTAAGGTTCAGATTTTTGTGAGATTACATTAAAAATTTGCTTACATGAAAGTTACAAATATTTTATAGATGTTTTAATGATTTACGTTTTTATCAAGGCCAGTCTATTTAAATCCATACAATATTAAAGTGAAGATATTATCATAAATATTAAACATTCtcatttataaataaaacagtaaaaactgaaaaaaaatctTTTGTCATATACTAAAATGTGTTGAATACTGTGTTGATGAATAAGATATTTTTCCAAATTTGTAGTTAGGTTGTATACTTCTGGTGCATTTTAATTCATTATATCAAGACAATATCTCTAATAACGCACTATATACTATGTATAGGCTGCACAGCAATGTTATATTTTTGTGATTAAAACAGTGTATTTGTTTCTTTTCATTAACATTTTGTAATTTATAGGTCGGGGTGAGCATCCCAAGATGGGCAAACTGAAGAGACGACTCAATGCTGAAGATATCATAATTAACTGTAGTAAGGACTCCAAAATACCAGAACCTCCTCCTGGACATAAGTGGAAGGAAGTCCGTCATGTAAATACTGTCACATGGTTGGTTTCTTGGACAGAAAATGTACAAAATCAAGTCAAATACATTATGTTGAATCCTAGTTCCAAACTGAAGGGAGAAAAGGATTGGCAAAAATATGAGACAGCACGGAGATTGCATAAATCTATAAATAAGATTCGAAATGAGTATCAACAGGTatgcatatatttttttaattctttgagTGTGGAGGACCAACATAATCTGTTAAATAGTAAAGTATGTTCAATTTACTTTTTTCTTTAGGACTGGAAATCAAAGGAAATGAAAGTGAGACAGAGAGCTGTAGCTTTGTACTTCATTGATAAGCTAGCCCTCAGAGCTGGTAATGAAAAGGATGAAGATCAAGCTGATACAGTGGGTTGTTGTTCTTTGAGAGTAGAGCACATAGAGCTTCACGAGCAAAAAGATGATAAGGAATTTGTTGTAGTCTTTGATTTTCTTGGTAAAGATTCCATTAGGTAAGTGTAATATGTATACTTCTAAGTATCTCATTAATAATTAGCAATTAGTTATTAAATAAAAGTACATCCTGATATTATCATTGATTTTTTAGGTATTATAATGAAGTACCAGTGGAAAAACGGGTGTTTAAAAACTTGGGTAGGTTTATGGAAAACAAAAAACCTGGTGATGATCTCTTTGACAGACTTAATACACAAATCATGAACAAACATCTGAATGAACTTATGGAAGGTCTTACTGCTAAGGTAAGTGACAAAATATCACATATCAaatatcacaatatatatatataagaaaatataCTTTATTGATCATAGACTTCTCTAGTAGAAATAGGCCAGTAATAATGTAACGCTGTAACAGTAAGAGataaaatacaatttacagtCTTTGATGTAAGAGAGATGAGGAAAATCATAggaaaagagagagagagagagagagaaaataatgCAACATAaaaatgttgaaattttttttaccccctacataaaaataatttttaaattaaaataaggcACTCTGAGAAGGAAGTGAAGgatgaattattttttaatgtcttaACTTTCGTTTTGGGAAGTTCACTACTGTCAATTGATGTCAAATCAGTGCTATATCATGGCGACAACACTTTCCATTATTACTTGTATTCTTTattggtttttaattttaaagcaataacttttttaaaaataattattcttttataaaaatactttttctaataaaataatatttgacttattGAGTTTTTAGAGAATCCGTGAATATTTACTAATACCATATCAATCAGTTGTGTGAATATTGGTAAATATCATTAATTTGTTAGCTCTGATTTTAGTTATATATTTTCCAACAGTCCAGTAGTCAATTTCTCATGAATGTATGTCATACTTGCAGTTaagaaataaatcaaaattatatgCTACAGTAACAAACTTATTATTTTTGAAGGCTTTTTCAGATAAGAAAGGAATTAGTATCTCCCAACCAGGATGATCAAACAGAATGTTTGACAATACAGGCCACATAAATTATATTGTAAGTGTGGTAGGTGATAAACCGGATACCAGTATATCTaaatctaatattgttaataaattttctattattttatacaacataatattCTGTACGCAATAAAGTTGAGGAACTGGAAGTATTTCTTAACAAAAATGATTGGCCAGATCCTACTCCATAATATCCAAATTTTACAGCCCTGAAAACATCCATAGAGgcacattaattttaattaatacaaTGTTTCCGTATAAATTCAATTTTGTTGACTATAATAAATTTAATCACCTCTGCATTGAATCTGAATTTGAATTCTCTATTACTTTCAGTAAGAAGCTTAATACTTTTCTCATTGTTGTGTACAGACCTCTCAAGTCTATTATTCAGTTATTCTTTCAAAGATTGGAATCTTTGCTTTAAAAAATTCCACAAAATGCTTTTATTATTTTGACAGGTGACTTTAATATTGATTATCTGGATTCATCACACAGCCATGTTATTACCATTACAAATTTACTTAATAGTTTTAATATGAGAATGCCGGTTACCAATCCAACCAGAGATAACAGCATATTTgattatatttgtatatttatatcCAGATCTGGCTGTGTGCAAAGTGATTCCCTATTTTTCATCAGATCATGATCCCATTCTATGTGAATTTTCCCTTAAGAATCCACCTTATACAGCCAGATGGGGTAGGATTTTCAGCAAAAGTAATTTTGAAAGTTTTATCAAATTATGTAATCAGGAAGATtggaataatattttttgttttcctgattTGCTTCATCAATTTCATCACACTCTCATGAAGATTTTCAATTTCGCATTTCAAAAAAGAATTCTTAAATCGAAAAGTAAGAATACTTAGGTTACTAAAGGAATTAGAATTTCCTGCAAAAACTTTAGATTGctaaattacattaaaaaacttGCAATATGCAATGATGAATTTTtgatatacagtagactccctctataacgagaactaaaatgacagactaattacctcgttataagccgatctcgttatatcagacaatcataatactgtgcatacatatgaatctgtagttttctaaaccattaacttcctatagtgaagccattcggagcaatataagatgctaataaatattgtttgaatggcgtttttgaaaaaaagttatttacttttattgtcaatgaaatatattaaaacataaaagagttgtttacttttattatcaatgatatacgttagaacaaaaaagctgtacttaaatttttttccaactacataatgtataaatcgtattttcaaggataacataaactattgcttctgcaattttaagaactctgttatttttaactgctttaaatggtccagtatcattctattatatattttctaaagatgtgaaacagttgtatagtcgacacgtaatttcgtgagaaaatttataggaaccagaggagtaaaatactactaaaatggcaacactgttagagttaccactactttattgaacagtagcgtagatatctaatttttaattaaataaaagtttttatttttatttaagaaaaggtttcattttctataaagtttaaataaaaaatattggtgttgttaacttctgtgatatatctaggaagtgataacactaatcgactcggctaaatagaacttattgtaaaataacaatacctataaaaaattgttaataaaagtaattatcacatacaattaaataaattttttatgtacaagtattttagtatacaaacgttttaataacacaactgctcataagttttaaaacttatgatcacattttatccctgataacttagttattgtaataaaaaaataaagaattaattttttaaattatatacagcgtattctattaacaactttggtttgacaccgtgtgagagaagacttagtatctcaataatttaaaaatgggtaataggtctaaaacttttatgaacatcttttttatatatctagcaggtattttataataacttaacctgtactttgattattttaaattaaattatgttgtatgtttttgttctatcatgaagtgtatttgtactctattttcaataagcaaaacgagaatttgtacaattacaataaaaataaaggtttcaacTAACACCTAGTTGGAAATAAGAAGTTAATAATCTACTCATAAtcactgttatcactagtatcagttgtatcttctatatttatagttcatttggttaatgctggtaaatatttaacatagtcattttccactgcgattacatgtttgattacacttttccagttggttgctgtgatctttgtgacttctcttctaattaactggagagcagtagacaaaaatttaggagccacgtttcttcttcttctattacctttaagttgtctccatattaactctattgggttcaatttacaatagtaaggaggaagtaattgtaatactgggcataccaagcacggtatgcccattactgcaagtacagttatcaacaacatattccttctgGTACTGTCTACTGTCAACAACTTCCAACAATTCCTTTTTACTATATGATGCTTCAAAGTACAAATCTTTCTCAAAcaaattcttgaatttgtaatttgtttcaagtaatatttggaattttctaattaatcttgaataatatgatacgttgtccatgataatcacactatatttaggtaatctcggaagaagaggttcctttaatatttttttgtaggtattaataatacatcatcgatccatctattttctccaccgcagtgtaaaattataattctcagTCCTGTCATGTAGGTAAGATGTTTCTCCTATAGTCTTGTAGCAGATTGCTTTGGACACTCTGATAAATATGTTTCTACAATTGCTTCTGATTTAGACAATTTAGAACACAattcttcataaacatgtttcagcatatgtttggatggtatcatcagagaggtattgaaaatgtcgcttacattttactacacggctttgtaaagatattccaattgattagagggttccgctggctcttcagctgcagaagttagttttataaaaattgacttctgtttttttcttcaaaaaaaacattaaacgtttacatctatggttcctgagttgaactttttttatacttcatttccatcatattgatagctgaaagcattataattgacgctcgaacttcttgtgcgatatatatgtatatatatatatatatatatatatatatatatatatatatatatatatatatatatatatatatatatatatagatttttcaaaccatgattcacaaattgaaccctcctatcctcatgataatctagattcacgtctttattttttttacagatattaataataaatcgtcgatgcatccattttctacaccgcagtgtaaaattataattctgtcctttattgggcggtaatgaattagaacactttttgttattattcgtccaacttttttcacggtgtcatgaataccataccaggtttcatccaaataaacaatatttcgtttaaaaataaagtttaaaataatataaaatattatacctgCCTACCCAATTGTAAACCACTGGACGGTCGAAACGAAATTTATTGGGATAAACTACTTTATGGTTTCGGTTGCTCAGGCAAAAATTGT from the Diabrotica undecimpunctata isolate CICGRU chromosome 1, icDiaUnde3, whole genome shotgun sequence genome contains:
- the Top1 gene encoding DNA topoisomerase 1 isoform X3, whose amino-acid sequence is MLRKLCFEYRNQQLFKCCINCLHVSEFKNNVLYKIKLKTTHPKLIKNDSSISDILHRKNIIQIDDLKKTKAVIKRWEEEKKDDGVKWTFLEHKGPVFAPDYERLPKNVKFYYDGKEVELSEEAEEVAGFYAKMLDHDYTTKEIFNKNFFKDWRKVMTDDERALITDLKKCNFKKMHAYFMDVAEKNRNRSKEEKKALKEKNEAIVKEYGTCVIDGHKEKIGNFRLEPPGLFRGRGEHPKMGKLKRRLNAEDIIINCSKDSKIPEPPPGHKWKEVRHVNTVTWLVSWTENVQNQVKYIMLNPSSKLKGEKDWQKYETARRLHKSINKIRNEYQQDWKSKEMKVRQRAVALYFIDKLALRAGNEKDEDQADTVGCCSLRVEHIELHEQKDDKEFVVVFDFLGKDSIRYYNEVPVEKRVFKNLGRFMENKKPGDDLFDRLNTQIMNKHLNELMEGLTAKVFRTYNASFTLQQQLDLLTNEDDSEAEKILAYNRANRAVAILCNHQRSVPKGHEKSMEKLKEKIDQKREAIHDAERQVKEAVREAKHGSVKEKVVADKKKKLLQRLKDQLAKLEIQETDRDENKTIALGTSKLNYLDPRISVAWCKKYDVSIEKIYNKTQRDKFRWAIDMAGPDYRF